The proteins below are encoded in one region of Patescibacteria group bacterium:
- the infC gene encoding translation initiation factor IF-3: MRRSWKKAKPKIEKHFYTNDQIRSETVFLIGEEGEQIGEINTLKAIAIAKELEQDLVEVNPRAVPPIAKIMDYGQFKYESEKKAHKQRMQQKKVDTKEVRLSVRISKHDFEFRLAQAKKFLEKGNKLKIVLILKGREKAHPDKAVETIKNFVAELDAVKEFELLREQDLTKQGGRFNILLVNKKN; the protein is encoded by the coding sequence ATGCGAAGATCCTGGAAGAAGGCGAAACCGAAAATAGAAAAGCATTTTTATACAAACGACCAGATTAGATCTGAGACGGTTTTTTTGATTGGAGAAGAAGGGGAGCAGATTGGTGAAATTAACACTCTAAAGGCCATTGCGATTGCCAAAGAGCTTGAACAGGACCTAGTGGAGGTAAATCCAAGAGCAGTCCCACCTATAGCCAAAATCATGGATTATGGCCAATTTAAGTACGAATCAGAGAAAAAGGCTCACAAACAGAGAATGCAACAGAAAAAGGTCGATACTAAAGAGGTTAGGCTATCTGTAAGAATATCTAAGCATGATTTTGAGTTTAGACTGGCTCAAGCTAAAAAATTCCTTGAAAAAGGGAATAAGCTTAAAATTGTCTTAATATTAAAGGGTAGAGAGAAAGCTCATCCAGACAAGGCGGTGGAGACAATCAAGAATTTTGTTGCCGAGCTCGATGCAGTTAAAGAGTTTGAGCTACTGAGAGAGCAGGACTTGACAAAACAAGGAGGAAGGTTTAATATACTATTGGTAAATAAAAAAAATTAA
- the rplT gene encoding 50S ribosomal protein L20, protein MPRVKRGPNHVKKRNKLLAKTKGYKWGRKNKIKQAKEAVLHAGSHAFMDRRKKKRVNRSLWQIKINAFVREHALSYSRFIDALKKNNIEVDRKIMADLSQNNKEIMAAIVTEVKK, encoded by the coding sequence ATGCCAAGAGTAAAAAGAGGACCAAACCATGTAAAAAAAAGAAATAAGCTCCTAGCTAAAACTAAGGGTTATAAGTGGGGAAGAAAGAATAAAATCAAGCAAGCTAAAGAAGCTGTTCTTCATGCCGGATCTCATGCATTCATGGATAGAAGAAAGAAAAAAAGAGTAAACAGAAGTCTTTGGCAGATTAAGATTAATGCTTTTGTGAGAGAGCACGCTCTTAGTTATTCTAGATTTATTGACGCGCTAAAGAAAAACAACATCGAAGTCGATAGAAAAATCATGGCCGACTTGTCACAAAACAACAAAGAGATAATGGCAGCGATTGTGACTGAAGTTAAAAAATAG
- the rpmI gene encoding 50S ribosomal protein L35 — protein sequence MPKMKTHKATAKRFKVTKTEKVKQRKAGQAHFNARESGTTKRNKRRDIDSSPSFIKTIRTLIQK from the coding sequence ATGCCAAAAATGAAGACACACAAAGCCACTGCAAAGCGCTTTAAAGTTACAAAAACAGAGAAAGTCAAGCAAAGAAAAGCTGGACAGGCTCATTTTAATGCACGTGAATCAGGTACAACAAAGAGGAATAAAAGAAGAGACATTGATTCAAGCCCAAGTTTTATAAAAACAATCAGAACTTTAATTCAAAAATAA